A part of Thalassophryne amazonica chromosome 3, fThaAma1.1, whole genome shotgun sequence genomic DNA contains:
- the rfesd gene encoding Rieske domain-containing protein — protein MEEKEQPKGEPHFVGKKDELIDAKHSVRTLEGRDVLIVYHQGVFYAIDCYCYHAGGNLQNGDIEELGGKVCIICPKHKYKISLAEGEGLYKAKVHGELLPAARWMSKGVKQRVHTVSETNGNIYVKLSDNPSSIESDFYQGEKGKVEREKAEAAEKAKS, from the exons ATGGAGGAGAAGGAGCAGCCCAAAGGAGAGCCTCATTTTGTGGGAAAGAAGGATGAACTAATCGATGCGAAGCATTCTGTCAGAACACTGGAGGGACGGGATGTCCTGATTGTCTATCATCAAGGAGTCTTCTATGCTATAGACTGTTACTGTTACC ATGCTGGAGGAAATCTGCAGAATGGAGATATTGAG GAACTGGGTGGCAAGGTGTGCATAATTTGTCCAAAGCACAAGTACAAGATCTCTTTGGCTGAAGGGGAAGGCCTGTACAAGGCCAAAGTCCATGGGGAACTGTTGCCTGCTGCCAGATGGATGTCCAAAGGGGTGAAACAACGGGTCCACACCGTCTCTGAGACCAATGGGAACATCTATGTGAAACTGTCTGACAATCCGAGCAGTATCGAGTCGGACTTTTACCAAGGAGAGAAGGGCAAAGTGGAGAGGGAAAAAGCTGAGGCTGCTGAGAAGGCAAAATCTTGA